A stretch of Saccharothrix texasensis DNA encodes these proteins:
- a CDS encoding NAD(P)-dependent oxidoreductase codes for MRVAVLGTGLMGAGMARSLLRSKVDVAVWNRSLVKARPLADEGAVVADDPKSAVVGADVVLTMLFDADATAGVMAEALPSVERGAVWVQCGTVGLAGVDHLAELAAAYGVPFVDAPVLGTRTPAEQGKLTVLAAGPVEVREFLAPVFDAVALRTVWAGERPGDGQRLKLAANSWVLSITAATAQAVALTRGLGLDPDAFLEVIAGGPVDSTYAQVKGRAMIDGEFSASFGVDGAVKDGELIVAAMAAAGTDDRLMRVVNEHYRVAAGKVGDGADMASVIAAFGS; via the coding sequence ATGCGCGTGGCGGTGTTGGGAACGGGTCTGATGGGCGCCGGGATGGCGCGGAGCCTGCTGCGGTCCAAGGTGGACGTCGCGGTGTGGAACCGGAGCCTGGTCAAGGCTCGGCCGCTGGCCGACGAGGGCGCGGTGGTCGCCGACGACCCGAAGAGCGCGGTCGTCGGCGCGGACGTCGTGCTCACGATGCTGTTCGACGCCGACGCGACCGCCGGCGTGATGGCCGAGGCGTTGCCGTCGGTCGAGCGCGGCGCGGTGTGGGTGCAGTGCGGCACGGTCGGCTTGGCCGGTGTCGACCACCTGGCGGAGCTGGCCGCGGCGTACGGCGTGCCGTTCGTGGACGCGCCCGTCCTGGGCACGCGCACGCCCGCCGAGCAGGGGAAGCTGACCGTGCTGGCGGCCGGGCCGGTGGAGGTGCGGGAGTTCCTCGCGCCGGTGTTCGACGCCGTCGCGCTGCGGACGGTGTGGGCGGGTGAGCGGCCCGGCGACGGGCAGCGGCTCAAGTTGGCGGCCAACTCGTGGGTGCTGTCGATCACCGCCGCGACCGCGCAGGCCGTGGCGTTGACGCGGGGGTTGGGGCTGGACCCCGACGCGTTCCTGGAAGTGATCGCCGGCGGTCCGGTGGACAGCACGTACGCGCAGGTCAAGGGCCGGGCGATGATCGACGGCGAGTTCTCGGCGTCGTTCGGGGTGGACGGCGCGGTCAAGGACGGCGAGCTGATCGTGGCGGCGATGGCGGCGGCGGGCACGGACGATCGGCTGATGCGGGTGGTGAACGAGCACTACCGGGTGGCGGCGGGGAAGGTGGGCGACGGGGCGGACATGGCGTCGGTGATCGCGGCGTTCGGCTCCTGA
- a CDS encoding ABC transporter permease has product MNARVVAVRAGVRRGRIEFGQTMGNAGELMGWLWLPVVALVVMYAFGDGSTPGVDFPVGAQAVPGILAMSTVFSGLMGLAMTLTMDREDGTLLRAKATPNGVLAYVIGKVLAKAAMTVAVLVLVLVPAMFLFDGLEPGRASTWATLAWVLVLGLLAVLPIGAIVGALFGDTQSLGFVTLLVMALVVVSGVFYPITALPEWVQWVGQAFPLYWLGLGLRSALLPDAVAAAEIGGSWRHLETVIALGAWAVVGLALASVALRRMARRESGASVAARRDKVAQRLG; this is encoded by the coding sequence GTGAACGCCCGGGTGGTGGCCGTGCGCGCCGGCGTGCGGCGCGGACGCATCGAGTTCGGCCAGACCATGGGCAACGCGGGCGAGCTGATGGGCTGGCTGTGGCTGCCGGTGGTCGCGCTGGTCGTGATGTACGCGTTCGGCGACGGCTCCACACCCGGCGTGGACTTCCCGGTGGGCGCCCAGGCGGTGCCCGGCATCCTCGCGATGAGCACCGTGTTCTCCGGCCTGATGGGGCTCGCGATGACCCTCACCATGGACCGCGAGGACGGCACGTTGCTGCGGGCGAAGGCCACACCGAACGGCGTGCTCGCGTACGTCATCGGCAAGGTGCTGGCCAAGGCGGCGATGACGGTCGCCGTGCTCGTGCTCGTCCTGGTGCCCGCGATGTTCCTGTTCGACGGCCTCGAACCCGGCCGCGCGTCGACCTGGGCCACCCTGGCGTGGGTGCTGGTCCTCGGCCTGCTCGCGGTCCTGCCGATCGGGGCGATCGTGGGCGCGCTGTTCGGCGACACCCAGAGCCTCGGCTTCGTCACCCTGCTGGTCATGGCCCTGGTCGTGGTGTCGGGCGTGTTCTACCCGATCACCGCCCTGCCGGAGTGGGTCCAGTGGGTCGGCCAGGCGTTCCCGCTCTACTGGCTGGGGCTCGGCCTGCGGTCCGCCCTGCTGCCGGACGCGGTCGCGGCGGCCGAGATCGGCGGCTCCTGGCGCCACCTGGAGACCGTGATCGCCCTCGGCGCGTGGGCGGTGGTGGGCCTGGCCCTCGCGTCCGTCGCCCTGCGCCGGATGGCCCGGCGCGAGTCGGGCGCCTCCGTCGCGGCCCGCCGGGACAAGGTGGCCCAACGGCTCGGCTGA
- a CDS encoding MerR family transcriptional regulator has protein sequence MGLRPVDLARAAGISAQQVRNYLDAGVLPPAERSPAGYRVFDERHRQAVTTYRALGRGYGWEAAKAVMRSVHAGAPDAALARVDEEHAAAHGQRLALRATAEALEAVAGHPPDAVPRSGLRVGELAARLGVRPSALRVWEAAGLLLPGRDRDGHRRFGPTDVRDARLVATLRQSRYPLPAIKPIMDEFRSSGGADALRAAITAREAELGRRARAMVEAAAALHGYLAVVSPAS, from the coding sequence GTGGGGCTCCGCCCGGTGGATCTGGCCCGTGCCGCGGGCATCTCGGCCCAGCAGGTGCGCAACTACCTCGACGCCGGGGTGCTGCCGCCGGCCGAGCGCTCGCCGGCGGGGTACCGGGTGTTCGACGAGCGGCACCGGCAGGCCGTGACGACGTACCGGGCGTTGGGGCGCGGGTACGGGTGGGAGGCCGCCAAGGCCGTCATGCGCTCGGTCCACGCCGGGGCGCCGGATGCGGCGTTGGCCAGGGTGGACGAGGAGCACGCGGCGGCGCACGGGCAGCGGCTGGCGTTGCGGGCGACGGCCGAGGCGCTGGAGGCGGTGGCCGGGCATCCGCCGGACGCGGTGCCGCGGAGCGGGTTGCGGGTGGGTGAGCTGGCCGCGCGGCTGGGGGTGCGGCCGTCGGCGTTGCGGGTGTGGGAGGCGGCGGGTCTGCTGCTGCCGGGGCGGGACCGCGACGGGCACCGGCGGTTCGGTCCGACGGACGTCCGGGACGCGCGGCTGGTGGCGACGCTGCGGCAGAGCCGGTACCCGCTGCCGGCGATCAAGCCGATCATGGACGAGTTCCGCAGTTCGGGCGGCGCGGACGCGTTGCGGGCCGCGATCACCGCCCGGGAGGCGGAGCTGGGGCGGCGGGCGCGGGCGATGGTCGAGGCCGCCGCCGCCCTGCACGGCTACCTGGCGGTGGTGAGCCCGGCTTCGTAG
- a CDS encoding amidase — MRSLLGALLCVLAVAPQANAHTRPVENLDAATIPQLVRRMDAGTLTAVDLARAYLRRIETVDRKVRSVVAVNPEALAQAAESDRRRRHGKARGPMDGIPVLLKDNIDTRAMGATAGSRALRVPPRDDAELVRRLRAAGAVVLGKTNLSEWANFRSTSSTSGWSAVGGQTNNPHVLDRNPCGSSSGSGAAVAASLAQVAVGTETDGSIVCPAGQNGVVGLKPTLGRVSGDGIVPISSWQDTAGPMARHVVDAAILLSALEGAGVDYAADLGSATVAGKRVGVWRLAGRDAEADRVVADAVDVLRRSGAEVVEVDLPYQRQVEAAEFPALVTEFKHDLERYLKTRPGAPRTVAGLIAFNEADPVELSKFGQEIFVEAAQAPPVTDPVYVEQRRTATSLARRSIDEVLAAHRLDVIMAPTNGPAWRTGYGDGDAFELGSSTPAAVSGYPNATVPAGFAGPLPIGVSFMAGHGADATVLRFAAAFEQAAHARRAPGYLASSTP, encoded by the coding sequence ATGCGATCCCTGCTCGGGGCCCTGCTGTGCGTGCTCGCCGTCGCGCCGCAGGCCAACGCCCACACCCGCCCGGTCGAGAACCTGGACGCGGCCACCATCCCGCAGCTGGTCCGCCGGATGGACGCGGGCACCCTCACCGCCGTCGACCTCGCCCGCGCCTACCTGCGGCGCATCGAGACCGTCGACCGGAAGGTGCGCTCGGTCGTCGCGGTGAACCCCGAAGCGCTCGCCCAGGCCGCCGAGAGCGACCGGCGACGGCGCCACGGCAAGGCCCGTGGCCCCATGGACGGCATCCCGGTGCTGCTCAAGGACAACATCGACACCAGGGCCATGGGCGCCACCGCCGGTTCCCGCGCGCTGCGCGTGCCGCCGCGTGACGACGCCGAGCTGGTGCGCCGCCTGCGTGCCGCGGGCGCGGTGGTCCTGGGCAAGACGAACCTGTCGGAGTGGGCGAACTTCCGCTCCACCTCCTCCACGTCCGGGTGGTCCGCGGTCGGCGGGCAGACGAACAACCCGCACGTCCTGGACCGCAACCCGTGCGGCTCGTCGTCCGGTTCGGGCGCGGCGGTGGCGGCGTCGTTGGCGCAGGTCGCGGTGGGCACGGAGACCGACGGCTCGATCGTGTGCCCGGCCGGGCAGAACGGGGTGGTCGGCCTCAAACCCACCCTCGGCCGGGTCAGCGGCGACGGCATCGTGCCCATCTCGTCGTGGCAGGACACGGCCGGTCCGATGGCGCGGCACGTGGTGGACGCCGCGATCCTGCTGTCCGCGTTGGAGGGCGCGGGCGTCGACTACGCGGCGGACCTCGGGTCGGCGACGGTGGCCGGCAAGCGGGTCGGCGTGTGGCGCCTGGCCGGTCGCGACGCCGAGGCCGACCGGGTCGTGGCCGACGCGGTGGACGTGCTGCGGCGGTCCGGCGCGGAGGTGGTCGAGGTCGACCTGCCGTACCAGCGGCAGGTCGAGGCCGCCGAGTTCCCGGCGCTGGTCACGGAGTTCAAGCACGACCTGGAGCGGTACCTGAAGACGCGGCCGGGCGCGCCGCGCACGGTGGCCGGGCTGATCGCGTTCAACGAGGCCGACCCGGTGGAGCTGTCGAAGTTCGGGCAGGAGATCTTCGTCGAGGCGGCGCAGGCCCCGCCGGTGACCGATCCGGTGTACGTCGAGCAGCGCCGGACCGCGACCTCGCTCGCCCGCCGGTCGATCGACGAGGTGCTCGCCGCGCACCGCCTGGACGTGATCATGGCGCCGACGAACGGGCCGGCGTGGCGGACCGGGTACGGCGACGGCGACGCGTTCGAGCTGGGGTCGTCGACGCCGGCGGCCGTGTCCGGCTACCCGAACGCGACCGTGCCGGCCGGGTTCGCCGGACCGCTGCCGATCGGGGTGTCGTTCATGGCGGGTCACGGGGCGGACGCGACCGTGCTGCGGTTCGCCGCCGCGTTCGAACAGGCGGCGCACGCGCGTCGGGCGCCGGGGTACCTGGCCTCGTCGACCCCCTGA
- a CDS encoding response regulator produces the protein MIRVLLADDEAMVRAGVRAILDTDPGIEVVAEAVDGREAVELARAHQPDVVLLDIRMPRLDGLSAAAELRHAMPDVAVVMLTTFDEDEYVARALGEGADGFLLKASDPRELLIGVHAVAEGAAYLSPRIARRVVADLRGGRLTRHDHARKRVAVLTGREREVLALVGEGLSNQDIARRLTVTEGTVKAHVSAILHRLDVTNRVQAAILAYEAGLTTAR, from the coding sequence GTGATCCGCGTGCTGCTCGCCGACGACGAGGCGATGGTCCGCGCCGGCGTGCGGGCCATCCTCGACACCGACCCCGGCATCGAGGTGGTCGCCGAGGCCGTCGACGGGCGCGAGGCGGTCGAGCTGGCGCGAGCGCACCAGCCGGACGTGGTGCTGCTGGACATCCGGATGCCCCGCCTGGACGGCCTGTCGGCCGCCGCGGAACTGCGCCACGCCATGCCGGACGTCGCGGTGGTCATGCTGACGACGTTCGACGAGGACGAGTACGTCGCGCGGGCGCTGGGCGAAGGAGCCGACGGCTTCCTGCTCAAGGCCTCCGACCCGAGGGAACTCCTCATCGGCGTGCACGCGGTCGCGGAAGGCGCGGCCTACCTGTCACCCAGGATCGCCCGACGCGTGGTCGCCGACCTGCGCGGCGGACGCCTCACCCGCCACGACCACGCCCGCAAACGGGTCGCCGTCCTGACCGGACGCGAGCGCGAAGTGCTGGCACTCGTCGGGGAAGGACTGTCCAACCAGGACATCGCACGCCGCCTGACCGTCACCGAGGGCACGGTGAAGGCGCACGTCAGCGCGATCCTGCACCGCCTCGACGTGACCAACCGGGTCCAGGCCGCGATCCTCGCCTACGAAGCCGGGCTCACCACCGCCAGGTAG
- a CDS encoding sensor histidine kinase, whose translation MRNGVVLAALAVTGLVNGLDTDVLPVWRQLLYPVLAVLVYLQARHRPVRRGELVVGAVAAAGLLIAAVRVWEGVGALGSLGLFVVLPWLAGRFRRQQAELIEAGRERIAQLERAQELVADRARLRERARIAADMHDSLGHELTLIALRAGALELTADTEPVRQAATGLRESAVTATDRLRRTVGVLREGAPTVEPPDETVTALVERAAEAGLPVVLTRTGDTTPLPPLLDRAVHRVVQEALTNAARHAPGAPVTVELDITGEVLLTVANPAHRTPSGDGSGLAGLAERVRLLGGTLRSGVADGRFTVTARLPLEGEA comes from the coding sequence ATGCGGAACGGCGTGGTCCTCGCGGCGCTCGCGGTCACGGGGCTGGTCAACGGGCTGGACACGGACGTGCTGCCGGTGTGGCGGCAGTTGCTCTACCCGGTGCTGGCCGTGCTGGTCTACCTGCAGGCCCGGCACCGGCCGGTGCGCCGCGGCGAGCTGGTCGTCGGCGCGGTGGCGGCGGCCGGGCTGCTGATCGCCGCGGTGCGCGTCTGGGAAGGCGTCGGCGCGCTGGGGAGCCTGGGCCTGTTCGTGGTGCTGCCGTGGCTCGCCGGCCGGTTCCGGCGGCAGCAGGCCGAGCTGATCGAGGCGGGACGGGAGCGGATCGCGCAGCTGGAACGGGCGCAGGAACTGGTCGCCGACCGGGCCCGGCTGCGCGAGCGGGCCAGGATCGCGGCCGACATGCACGACTCCCTCGGCCACGAGCTGACGTTGATCGCGCTGCGCGCCGGCGCCCTGGAGCTGACCGCCGACACCGAACCCGTCCGCCAGGCCGCGACCGGGCTGCGCGAGTCGGCCGTGACCGCCACCGACCGCCTGCGCCGCACCGTCGGCGTGCTGCGGGAAGGCGCGCCCACGGTCGAACCGCCCGACGAGACCGTGACGGCACTGGTGGAACGGGCCGCCGAGGCCGGGTTGCCGGTGGTCCTGACCCGGACCGGCGACACCACCCCCCTGCCGCCCCTGCTGGACCGCGCCGTGCACCGGGTGGTGCAGGAAGCGCTGACCAACGCCGCCCGGCACGCCCCCGGCGCACCCGTCACCGTGGAGCTGGACATCACCGGCGAAGTGCTGCTCACCGTGGCCAACCCGGCCCACCGGACGCCCTCGGGCGACGGCAGCGGCTTGGCGGGCCTGGCCGAGCGGGTCCGGTTGCTCGGGGGCACGCTGCGGTCGGGCGTCGCCGACGGCCGCTTCACGGTGACCGCCCGACTGCCGCTGGAGGGTGAAGCGTGA
- a CDS encoding ABC transporter ATP-binding protein, giving the protein MRTNDNQRKPSVVHVRGLRMRYGSTDVLKGVDLTVAPGEVVALLGPNGAGKTTTIEVLEGFRKRSAGDVEVLGVDPDHGDETWRARLGVVLQSWRDHGRWRVRELLSYLSLCYEPYRARAFDLDELIGSVGLTDHAGKRIGSLSGGQRRRLDVAVGLIGQPDLLFLDEPTVGFDPEARREFHELVRGLTGTTILLTTHDLAEAEKLADRIVILVAGRVVADGTAAELAARIAGEAEVRYRLGGERHVLSVADSTGYVRNLFAEHGTAVDDLEVRRASLEDVYLALVRESELVTA; this is encoded by the coding sequence ATGAGAACCAACGACAACCAGCGGAAACCGTCGGTTGTGCACGTGCGCGGCCTGCGCATGCGGTACGGCTCCACCGACGTGCTCAAGGGCGTCGACCTGACCGTCGCACCGGGCGAGGTGGTGGCGCTGCTCGGGCCCAACGGCGCGGGCAAGACCACCACCATCGAGGTCCTGGAAGGCTTCCGCAAGCGGTCCGCCGGCGACGTCGAAGTGCTCGGCGTCGACCCCGACCACGGCGACGAGACGTGGCGAGCCAGGCTGGGCGTGGTCCTGCAGTCGTGGCGCGACCACGGCCGGTGGCGGGTGCGGGAACTGCTGTCCTACCTGAGCCTGTGCTACGAGCCGTACCGCGCGCGGGCGTTCGACCTCGACGAGCTGATCGGGTCGGTCGGCCTCACCGACCACGCCGGGAAGAGGATCGGCTCCCTGTCCGGCGGGCAGCGGCGGCGGCTGGACGTCGCCGTCGGCCTCATCGGACAACCCGACCTGCTGTTCCTGGACGAACCGACGGTCGGCTTCGACCCCGAGGCCCGGCGCGAGTTCCACGAACTGGTGCGCGGCCTGACCGGCACCACCATCCTGCTCACCACCCACGACCTCGCCGAAGCGGAGAAGCTCGCCGACCGCATCGTGATCCTCGTCGCCGGACGGGTCGTCGCCGACGGCACGGCAGCGGAACTGGCCGCCCGGATCGCCGGCGAAGCCGAGGTGCGCTACCGGCTGGGCGGTGAACGGCACGTGCTGTCCGTGGCCGACTCCACCGGCTACGTGCGGAACCTGTTCGCCGAGCACGGCACCGCGGTCGACGACCTCGAGGTGCGGCGCGCGAGCCTGGAAGACGTGTACCTGGCGCTGGTGCGCGAGTCCGAGCTGGTGACCGCGTGA